A stretch of the Acanthochromis polyacanthus isolate Apoly-LR-REF ecotype Palm Island chromosome 22, KAUST_Apoly_ChrSc, whole genome shotgun sequence genome encodes the following:
- the LOC127532009 gene encoding zinc finger protein OZF-like isoform X2, translated as MDSSQKKCKRSNGVRCRTSEEDKDGSAKTAKRDESLSCAQCGKTFVTATKLRIHKRIHTVDKPFSCDQCGKAFTLKSDLAKHQLIHSGVKPFNCDQCGKAFTQKGHLKSHQLIHSGVKPFNCDQCGKAFNQKSNLTSHQLIHSRVKPLSCDQCGKAFIHKSQLKSHQLIHSGVKPFSCNHCGTAFTHKSTLANHQLIHSGVKLFGCDQCGKAFTTKKTLRSHQLIHSGVKPFNCDQCGKAFTQKSNLKSHQLIHSGVKPFNCDQCVKTFTQHEQLLIHQCPHSGRKRYHCDSCEKTFSSQQRLKRHQRIHTGHDVYACDYCGKPFLLYSQLKAHEVTHTGVKPYICDQCGKRYSYIAHLKIHQRVHTGERPYRCDECKKTFTTLGSLKQHQQIHTRKKAFNQCHSEQNGTDGQNSQTCQHSANGEQCCFDQSGPTSNQQGTLQRHQRMHTGHRLNPCQEDFSMQGSVKVHEVLHKLSP; from the exons aaatgtaaacgcagtaatggagtgagatgtcggacctctgaggaggataaggatggttcagcaaaaacagcaaaaagagatgaatcactgagttgtgcgcaatgtggcaagacttttgtcacagcaacaaagctaagaattcacaaacgtattcacactgtggacaaaccattcagttgtgatcagtgtggaaaagcttttactctgaagagtGATCTCGCAAAACATCAActtattcacagtggagtgaaaccattcaactgtgatcagtgtggaaaagcttttactcagaagggtcacttaaaaagccatcaactcattcacagtggagttaaacctttcaactgtgatcaatgtggaaaggcttttaatCAGAAGAGTAATCTaacaagccatcaactcattcacagtagaGTTAAACCATtaagctgtgatcagtgtggaaaggcttttattcacaagagtcagttaaaaagtcatcaactcattcacagtggagttaaaccattcagctgtaaTCATTGTGGAacggcttttactcacaagagtactctagcaaatcatcaactcattcacagtggagtgaaattgttcggctgtgatcagtgtggaaaggcttttactaccAAGAAAACGTTaagaagtcatcaactcattcacagtggagttaaaccattcaactgtgatcagtgtggaaaagcttttactcagaagagtaacttaaaaagtcatcaactcattcacagcggagttaaaccattcaactgtgatcagtgtgtgaaaacctttactcaacatgaacagttgttgatccatcaatgcccccattctggtcgaaagcggtaccactgtgactcctgtgagaAAACTTTCAGCTCCCAACAGAGATTAAAacgtcaccaacgcatccacactggacatgatgtgtacgCATGTGATTACTGTGGCAAACCATTTCTATTGTACTcgcagttaaaagctcatgaagtgacccacactggggttaaaccatacatttgtgaccagtgtgggaaacgctacagctacaTTGCACATCTCAAaattcaccaacgtgtccacactggggagagaccatacagatgtgacgagtgtaagaagacttttacaactttgggttccctgaaacaacaccagcagatccacaccagaaagaaagcattcaatcagtgtcacagtgag cagaacggaacagatggacaaaactctcagacttgtcagcactctgccaatggtgaacagtgctgctttgacca gtctggaccaacgtccaaccaacagggaaccctacaacgacaccagcgtatgcacactggacacagactgaacccctgccaagaagatttctccatgcagggttcagtaaaagttcatgaagtcctccacaaacttagtccttga
- the LOC127532009 gene encoding zinc finger protein OZF-like isoform X3 — protein sequence MDSSQKKCKRSNGVRCRTSEEDKDGSAKTAKRDESLSCAQCGKTFVTATKLRIHKRIHTVDKPFSCDQCGKAFTLKSDLAKHQLIHSGVKPFNCDQCGKAFTQKGHLKSHQLIHSGVKPFNCDQCGKAFNQKSNLTSHQLIHSRVKPLSCDQCGKAFIHKSQLKSHQLIHSGVKPFSCNHCGTAFTHKSTLANHQLIHSGVKLFGCDQCGKAFTTKKTLRSHQLIHSGVKPFNCDQCGKAFTQKSNLKSHQLIHSGVKPFNCDQCVKTFTQHEQLLIHQCPHSGRKRYHCDSCEKTFSSQQRLKRHQRIHTGHDVYACDYCGKPFLLYSQLKAHEVTHTGVKPYICDQCGKRYSYIAHLKIHQRVHTGERPYRCDECKKTFTTLGSLKQHQQIHTRKKAFNQCHSENGTDGQNSQTCQHSANGEQCCFDQSGPTSNQQGTLQRHQRMHTGHRLNPCQEDFSMQGSVKVHEVLHKLSP from the exons atggattcttcacaaaaa aaatgtaaacgcagtaatggagtgagatgtcggacctctgaggaggataaggatggttcagcaaaaacagcaaaaagagatgaatcactgagttgtgcgcaatgtggcaagacttttgtcacagcaacaaagctaagaattcacaaacgtattcacactgtggacaaaccattcagttgtgatcagtgtggaaaagcttttactctgaagagtGATCTCGCAAAACATCAActtattcacagtggagtgaaaccattcaactgtgatcagtgtggaaaagcttttactcagaagggtcacttaaaaagccatcaactcattcacagtggagttaaacctttcaactgtgatcaatgtggaaaggcttttaatCAGAAGAGTAATCTaacaagccatcaactcattcacagtagaGTTAAACCATtaagctgtgatcagtgtggaaaggcttttattcacaagagtcagttaaaaagtcatcaactcattcacagtggagttaaaccattcagctgtaaTCATTGTGGAacggcttttactcacaagagtactctagcaaatcatcaactcattcacagtggagtgaaattgttcggctgtgatcagtgtggaaaggcttttactaccAAGAAAACGTTaagaagtcatcaactcattcacagtggagttaaaccattcaactgtgatcagtgtggaaaagcttttactcagaagagtaacttaaaaagtcatcaactcattcacagcggagttaaaccattcaactgtgatcagtgtgtgaaaacctttactcaacatgaacagttgttgatccatcaatgcccccattctggtcgaaagcggtaccactgtgactcctgtgagaAAACTTTCAGCTCCCAACAGAGATTAAAacgtcaccaacgcatccacactggacatgatgtgtacgCATGTGATTACTGTGGCAAACCATTTCTATTGTACTcgcagttaaaagctcatgaagtgacccacactggggttaaaccatacatttgtgaccagtgtgggaaacgctacagctacaTTGCACATCTCAAaattcaccaacgtgtccacactggggagagaccatacagatgtgacgagtgtaagaagacttttacaactttgggttccctgaaacaacaccagcagatccacaccagaaagaaagcattcaatcagtgtcacagtgag aacggaacagatggacaaaactctcagacttgtcagcactctgccaatggtgaacagtgctgctttgacca gtctggaccaacgtccaaccaacagggaaccctacaacgacaccagcgtatgcacactggacacagactgaacccctgccaagaagatttctccatgcagggttcagtaaaagttcatgaagtcctccacaaacttagtccttga
- the LOC127532009 gene encoding zinc finger protein OZF-like isoform X5 — protein sequence MDSSQKKCKRSNGVRCRTSEEDKDGSAKTAKRDESLSCAQCGKTFVTATKLRIHKRIHTVDKPFSCDQCGKAFTLKSDLAKHQLIHSGVKPFNCDQCGKAFTQKGHLKSHQLIHSGVKPFNCDQCGKAFNQKSNLTSHQLIHSRVKPLSCDQCGKAFIHKSQLKSHQLIHSGVKPFSCNHCGTAFTHKSTLANHQLIHSGVKLFGCDQCGKAFTTKKTLRSHQLIHSGVKPFNCDQCGKAFTQKSNLKSHQLIHSGVKPFNCDQCVKTFTQHEQLLIHQCPHSGRKRYHCDSCEKTFSSQQRLKRHQRIHTGHDVYACDYCGKPFLLYSQLKAHEVTHTGVKPYICDQCGKRYSYIAHLKIHQRVHTGERPYRCDECKKTFTTLGSLKQHQQIHTRKKAFNQCHSENGTDGQNSQTCQHSANGEQCCFDQSGPGPCRDLWRGRCSEFKGGHMEHEFETP from the exons atggattcttcacaaaaa aaatgtaaacgcagtaatggagtgagatgtcggacctctgaggaggataaggatggttcagcaaaaacagcaaaaagagatgaatcactgagttgtgcgcaatgtggcaagacttttgtcacagcaacaaagctaagaattcacaaacgtattcacactgtggacaaaccattcagttgtgatcagtgtggaaaagcttttactctgaagagtGATCTCGCAAAACATCAActtattcacagtggagtgaaaccattcaactgtgatcagtgtggaaaagcttttactcagaagggtcacttaaaaagccatcaactcattcacagtggagttaaacctttcaactgtgatcaatgtggaaaggcttttaatCAGAAGAGTAATCTaacaagccatcaactcattcacagtagaGTTAAACCATtaagctgtgatcagtgtggaaaggcttttattcacaagagtcagttaaaaagtcatcaactcattcacagtggagttaaaccattcagctgtaaTCATTGTGGAacggcttttactcacaagagtactctagcaaatcatcaactcattcacagtggagtgaaattgttcggctgtgatcagtgtggaaaggcttttactaccAAGAAAACGTTaagaagtcatcaactcattcacagtggagttaaaccattcaactgtgatcagtgtggaaaagcttttactcagaagagtaacttaaaaagtcatcaactcattcacagcggagttaaaccattcaactgtgatcagtgtgtgaaaacctttactcaacatgaacagttgttgatccatcaatgcccccattctggtcgaaagcggtaccactgtgactcctgtgagaAAACTTTCAGCTCCCAACAGAGATTAAAacgtcaccaacgcatccacactggacatgatgtgtacgCATGTGATTACTGTGGCAAACCATTTCTATTGTACTcgcagttaaaagctcatgaagtgacccacactggggttaaaccatacatttgtgaccagtgtgggaaacgctacagctacaTTGCACATCTCAAaattcaccaacgtgtccacactggggagagaccatacagatgtgacgagtgtaagaagacttttacaactttgggttccctgaaacaacaccagcagatccacaccagaaagaaagcattcaatcagtgtcacagtgag aacggaacagatggacaaaactctcagacttgtcagcactctgccaatggtgaacagtgctgctttgaccagtctggaccaggGCCGTGCAGAGACCtttggaggggcaggtgctcagaGTTCAAAGGGGGGCACATGGAGCACGAATTTGAAACACCATAA
- the LOC127532009 gene encoding zinc finger protein OZF-like isoform X1, whose translation MDSSQKKCKRSNGVRCRTSEEDKDGSAKTAKRDESLSCAQCGKTFVTATKLRIHKRIHTVDKPFSCDQCGKAFTLKSDLAKHQLIHSGVKPFNCDQCGKAFTQKGHLKSHQLIHSGVKPFNCDQCGKAFNQKSNLTSHQLIHSRVKPLSCDQCGKAFIHKSQLKSHQLIHSGVKPFSCNHCGTAFTHKSTLANHQLIHSGVKLFGCDQCGKAFTTKKTLRSHQLIHSGVKPFNCDQCGKAFTQKSNLKSHQLIHSGVKPFNCDQCVKTFTQHEQLLIHQCPHSGRKRYHCDSCEKTFSSQQRLKRHQRIHTGHDVYACDYCGKPFLLYSQLKAHEVTHTGVKPYICDQCGKRYSYIAHLKIHQRVHTGERPYRCDECKKTFTTLGSLKQHQQIHTRKKAFNQCHSEQNGTDGQNSQTCQHSANGEQCCFDQSGPTSNQQGTLQRHQRMHTGHRLNPCQEDFSMQGSVKVHEVLHKLSP comes from the exons atggattcttcacaaaaa aaatgtaaacgcagtaatggagtgagatgtcggacctctgaggaggataaggatggttcagcaaaaacagcaaaaagagatgaatcactgagttgtgcgcaatgtggcaagacttttgtcacagcaacaaagctaagaattcacaaacgtattcacactgtggacaaaccattcagttgtgatcagtgtggaaaagcttttactctgaagagtGATCTCGCAAAACATCAActtattcacagtggagtgaaaccattcaactgtgatcagtgtggaaaagcttttactcagaagggtcacttaaaaagccatcaactcattcacagtggagttaaacctttcaactgtgatcaatgtggaaaggcttttaatCAGAAGAGTAATCTaacaagccatcaactcattcacagtagaGTTAAACCATtaagctgtgatcagtgtggaaaggcttttattcacaagagtcagttaaaaagtcatcaactcattcacagtggagttaaaccattcagctgtaaTCATTGTGGAacggcttttactcacaagagtactctagcaaatcatcaactcattcacagtggagtgaaattgttcggctgtgatcagtgtggaaaggcttttactaccAAGAAAACGTTaagaagtcatcaactcattcacagtggagttaaaccattcaactgtgatcagtgtggaaaagcttttactcagaagagtaacttaaaaagtcatcaactcattcacagcggagttaaaccattcaactgtgatcagtgtgtgaaaacctttactcaacatgaacagttgttgatccatcaatgcccccattctggtcgaaagcggtaccactgtgactcctgtgagaAAACTTTCAGCTCCCAACAGAGATTAAAacgtcaccaacgcatccacactggacatgatgtgtacgCATGTGATTACTGTGGCAAACCATTTCTATTGTACTcgcagttaaaagctcatgaagtgacccacactggggttaaaccatacatttgtgaccagtgtgggaaacgctacagctacaTTGCACATCTCAAaattcaccaacgtgtccacactggggagagaccatacagatgtgacgagtgtaagaagacttttacaactttgggttccctgaaacaacaccagcagatccacaccagaaagaaagcattcaatcagtgtcacagtgag cagaacggaacagatggacaaaactctcagacttgtcagcactctgccaatggtgaacagtgctgctttgacca gtctggaccaacgtccaaccaacagggaaccctacaacgacaccagcgtatgcacactggacacagactgaacccctgccaagaagatttctccatgcagggttcagtaaaagttcatgaagtcctccacaaacttagtccttga
- the LOC127532009 gene encoding zinc finger protein OZF-like isoform X4 yields the protein MDSSQKKCKRSNGVRCRTSEEDKDGSAKTAKRDESLSCAQCGKTFVTATKLRIHKRIHTVDKPFSCDQCGKAFTLKSDLAKHQLIHSGVKPFNCDQCGKAFTQKGHLKSHQLIHSGVKPFNCDQCGKAFNQKSNLTSHQLIHSRVKPLSCDQCGKAFIHKSQLKSHQLIHSGVKPFSCNHCGTAFTHKSTLANHQLIHSGVKLFGCDQCGKAFTTKKTLRSHQLIHSGVKPFNCDQCGKAFTQKSNLKSHQLIHSGVKPFNCDQCVKTFTQHEQLLIHQCPHSGRKRYHCDSCEKTFSSQQRLKRHQRIHTGHDVYACDYCGKPFLLYSQLKAHEVTHTGVKPYICDQCGKRYSYIAHLKIHQRVHTGERPYRCDECKKTFTTLGSLKQHQQIHTRKKAFNQCHSEQNGTDGQNSQTCQHSANGEQCCFDQSGPGPCRDLWRGRCSEFKGGHMEHEFETP from the exons atggattcttcacaaaaa aaatgtaaacgcagtaatggagtgagatgtcggacctctgaggaggataaggatggttcagcaaaaacagcaaaaagagatgaatcactgagttgtgcgcaatgtggcaagacttttgtcacagcaacaaagctaagaattcacaaacgtattcacactgtggacaaaccattcagttgtgatcagtgtggaaaagcttttactctgaagagtGATCTCGCAAAACATCAActtattcacagtggagtgaaaccattcaactgtgatcagtgtggaaaagcttttactcagaagggtcacttaaaaagccatcaactcattcacagtggagttaaacctttcaactgtgatcaatgtggaaaggcttttaatCAGAAGAGTAATCTaacaagccatcaactcattcacagtagaGTTAAACCATtaagctgtgatcagtgtggaaaggcttttattcacaagagtcagttaaaaagtcatcaactcattcacagtggagttaaaccattcagctgtaaTCATTGTGGAacggcttttactcacaagagtactctagcaaatcatcaactcattcacagtggagtgaaattgttcggctgtgatcagtgtggaaaggcttttactaccAAGAAAACGTTaagaagtcatcaactcattcacagtggagttaaaccattcaactgtgatcagtgtggaaaagcttttactcagaagagtaacttaaaaagtcatcaactcattcacagcggagttaaaccattcaactgtgatcagtgtgtgaaaacctttactcaacatgaacagttgttgatccatcaatgcccccattctggtcgaaagcggtaccactgtgactcctgtgagaAAACTTTCAGCTCCCAACAGAGATTAAAacgtcaccaacgcatccacactggacatgatgtgtacgCATGTGATTACTGTGGCAAACCATTTCTATTGTACTcgcagttaaaagctcatgaagtgacccacactggggttaaaccatacatttgtgaccagtgtgggaaacgctacagctacaTTGCACATCTCAAaattcaccaacgtgtccacactggggagagaccatacagatgtgacgagtgtaagaagacttttacaactttgggttccctgaaacaacaccagcagatccacaccagaaagaaagcattcaatcagtgtcacagtgag cagaacggaacagatggacaaaactctcagacttgtcagcactctgccaatggtgaacagtgctgctttgaccagtctggaccaggGCCGTGCAGAGACCtttggaggggcaggtgctcagaGTTCAAAGGGGGGCACATGGAGCACGAATTTGAAACACCATAA